Genomic segment of Tomitella fengzijianii:
AGGGCACCCGGAGGAAGCCCGGATTGTGGACGCGCATGCGGTCGCTGCCCCGATTCCGTGACATGAACCCGATCCCGATCGCCATCATCGGGCTGGTCCTCACCGCCGCCGTGGTGCTCGGGGCGTTGCAGTACGACAAGCTGCCGTTCATCAACTCGGCCAACAGCTACCAGGCGCAGGTGGCGGACGCTGCGGGCCTCAAGTCGGGCGACGACGTGTTCGTCGCGGGACTCAAGGTCGGCAAGGTGGGCTCCATCGGGATCCAGGACGACCACGTGGTGGTCGACTTCTCCGTCGATTCGGACATCCGGCTGGGCAAGGACACGGTGGCGGCGATCTCCACCGAGTCGATGCTGGGCAAGCGGGGCCTGCAGGTGCGCCCGGAGGGCGCCGGCGATCTCGGCGACGGCGGAGTGATCCCGTTGTCGCGCACCTCGACCCCCTACGCGCTCACCGAGGCTCTCGGCGACCTGGCCACAAACGTGGGGGAGATCGACACCGACGCGGTCACCGAGGCGCTCGAATCGTTCTCCGACAGCTTCGCCGGTGCGCCGGAGGAGCTCCGCGGGGCGCTGGACGGCGTCACCCGGCTGTCGAAGAGCATCAGCTCGCGCGACCAGCAGTTGCAGCAGCTGCTGAAGAAGGCGAACGGCGTCACCGGTGTGCTCAAGGACCGCAGTGACCAGCTCAACGCCCTGGTGGTGGACGCGAACTCGCTGATGGCCAAGCTGGACGAGCGCAAGCAGATGCTGAACCAGCTGATCGTGCACATCGGCGCGGTGTCCACCCAACTCACAGGCTTTGTGAACGACAACGAGCAGCAGCTCAAGCCGGCGCTCGACAACCTGCACACGGTGATGCAGGTGCTCGAGAAGAACTACAGCAACATCTCGGACTCGCTCGACGGCGTGGCCAAGTACATGTACGCGCTGGGCGATTCGGTCGCCAACGGCCCGTACTTCATGGCGTTCATCCAGAACTTCCTCAACGCCATGGACTATCCGGGCGGAGTGCAGACCACCGACATGCTCAAACCGCTCCTCGCCCAGATGGCGCAGCAGACCCCCGCCGCGGCGCAGCTGTTCGATGCGGCGAAGCAGCCGGCCGGGGCGCCCGCGCCCGGAGGCGATGCGGGCGCAGCGCAGGACGCCGCCGGCGGCGCGGCGCAGCCGGGCGGCGCGCCGGCTGAGAACGACACGAACGGGGGCGGGCGATGACGGCCTACAAGGGCTACCTCCGCTCGGTGATCGCGGTGGTGCTGGTTCTGCTGGTCGGGGTGAGCGCGTGGCTGGTGTGGCCGGGCAACCAGCGGTACACGGTCACGGCGTACTTCACCTC
This window contains:
- a CDS encoding MCE family protein — translated: MNPIPIAIIGLVLTAAVVLGALQYDKLPFINSANSYQAQVADAAGLKSGDDVFVAGLKVGKVGSIGIQDDHVVVDFSVDSDIRLGKDTVAAISTESMLGKRGLQVRPEGAGDLGDGGVIPLSRTSTPYALTEALGDLATNVGEIDTDAVTEALESFSDSFAGAPEELRGALDGVTRLSKSISSRDQQLQQLLKKANGVTGVLKDRSDQLNALVVDANSLMAKLDERKQMLNQLIVHIGAVSTQLTGFVNDNEQQLKPALDNLHTVMQVLEKNYSNISDSLDGVAKYMYALGDSVANGPYFMAFIQNFLNAMDYPGGVQTTDMLKPLLAQMAQQTPAAAQLFDAAKQPAGAPAPGGDAGAAQDAAGGAAQPGGAPAENDTNGGGR